Within the Thermosynechococcaceae cyanobacterium Okahandja genome, the region GGTTAATTGGGTAAAACTGCCAAAGGGGGTACGGGTGGAGCGGCGCACTTGGCCAACCCCATTGCAGGTACTACAGGTCACCGGGCGGGTACCGGGCTTCGCACCTGTCCCTTTGCAGGTTTGGCAGGTTTCTAGATGGTTGAGGCGAATTTCCTTTTCAGCGCCAAAAACCGCTTCACGAAATTCCAGCTTGAGGTCGTAGCGCAGGTCATCACCCCGGGTTGGGCTTGGACGACGGCGGCCAGTGGTACCCACGCCGGTACCAAACCCCCCAAAGAACGTTTCAAAAATGTCGGCAAAGCCGCCCATATCGCCAACGCCAAAGTCGCTGAAGCCCGCCGCACCGCTGACACCCACTTCACCAAAGCGATCGTAGTTGGCGCGCGCCTGAGGGTCTGAGAGTACCTCGTAGGCACGGTTGATTTCCTTGAAGGTTTCCTCGGCGCCCGGCTCCTTATTCACATCGGGGTGATATTTGCGGGCTAGGCGCCGATACGCTCGCTTTAATTCCTCGGCATCGGCAGAGCGCGAGACACCCAATATCTCATAGAAATCACGAGCCATAGCCACAGCTACCTAAATTAATCAACAGCTTCATAATCCGAAACAACTGTTTCTTCATTATCGCTGATTACTGTGGCATCACTATCCAAAACTTGGGTCGCTTGGGAACTAATGGTTGACCCGCCCCGAGTTGGGTTGGGTGCCATCATGGAGCCGCCCGCCGTTTGCTGATAGACCACCGTGCCAAGGGCGACCAAGGCTTGTTGCAGCGCCTCCATCCGTTTGCGAATTTCATCTGGCGTGATGGTGTCATCCACCATCGCCGCTTGCATACGTTGCA harbors:
- the dnaJ gene encoding molecular chaperone DnaJ, whose protein sequence is MARDFYEILGVSRSADAEELKRAYRRLARKYHPDVNKEPGAEETFKEINRAYEVLSDPQARANYDRFGEVGVSGAAGFSDFGVGDMGGFADIFETFFGGFGTGVGTTGRRRPSPTRGDDLRYDLKLEFREAVFGAEKEIRLNHLETCQTCKGTGAKPGTRPVTCSTCNGVGQVRRSTRTPFGSFTQLTTCPTCGGSGSMVEDRCSTCGGQGYTQVSKKLKITIPAGVDTGTRLRVSGEGDAGQRGGPAGDLYVYLYVEADPEFQREGNNILSRLKISYLQAILGCRVMVNTVDGEAELTIPAGTQPGTVLTLEGHGVPRVGNPVARGDHLITVDVEIPTRINHEERELLEKLAKIRGERLGKGGLENFLGGLFGG